The following coding sequences lie in one Lolium perenne isolate Kyuss_39 chromosome 2, Kyuss_2.0, whole genome shotgun sequence genomic window:
- the LOC127322082 gene encoding transcription factor UNE12 isoform X2 has product MAGQQPPPGPEDDFLDHFFSIPSFPAGQAAAAAPGDHHPFPLALSLDAAAEASAGARRLHDGPDGARADRDPAQLAGLFTPVFAGAAPHLRPAPPPQVFHAQPRLGEGAMAPQQHQPPPPRPKVRARRGQATDPHSIAERLRRERIAERMRALQELVPNTNKTDRAVMLDEILDYVKFLRLQVKVLSMSRLGGAGAVAQLIADIPLSGEASDSGGKQQIWEKWSTDGTEKQVAKLMEEDIGAAMQFLQSKALCMMPISLAMAIYDTQHLQDGHSMKPEPNTHS; this is encoded by the exons ATGGCGGGGCAGCAGCCGCCGCCTGGCCCCGAGGACGACTTCCTCGACCACTTCTTCAGCATCCCCTCCTTCCCCGCCGGCCAAGCCGCAGCTGCCGCGCCCGGGGACCACCACCCCTTCCCGCTCGCCCTCAGCCTCGACGCCGCCGCCGAGGCCTCCGCCGGCGCCAGGCGCCTCCACGATGGACCCGATGGCGCCCGGGCG gacCGGGACCCCGCCCAGCTCGCTGGCCTCTTCACTCCGGTGTTCGCCGGCGCGGCGCCGCACCTCCGCCCTGCGCCGCCTCCTCAG GTGTTCCACGCCCAGCCGAGGCTGGGTGAGGGAGCCATGGCGCCACAGCAGCACCAGCCGCCACCGCCCCGGCCTAAGGTGCGGGCACGTCGGGGGCAGGCCACCGATCCCCACAGTATCGCTGAGAGG CTAAGAAGAGAGAGAATAGCAGAAAGGATGAGGGCCTTGCAAGAATTGGTCCCCAACACAAACAAG ACTGACAGGGCAGTGATGCTAGATGAGATCCTTGATTATGTGAAGTTTCTTAGGCTTCAAGTAAAG GTTCTGAGTATGAGCAGACTCGGCGGTGCTGGTGCAGTTGCGCAGCTGATTGCTGATATCCCACTCTCA GGGGAGGCAAGTGACAGTGGGGGCAAACAACAGATTTGGGAGAAGTGGTCGACTGATGGCACGGAAAAGCAGGTAGCAAAGCTGATGGAAGAAGACATCGGGGCAGCGATGCAGTTCCTCCAATCCAAAGCGCTATGCATGATGCCAATCTCGCTTGCAATGGCGATCTACGACACGCAACATCTGCAGGACGGCCACTCAATGAAGCCTGAACCCAACACTCATTCTTAG
- the LOC127322082 gene encoding transcription factor UNE12 isoform X1: MAGQQPPPGPEDDFLDHFFSIPSFPAGQAAAAAPGDHHPFPLALSLDAAAEASAGARRLHDGPDGARADRDPAQLAGLFTPVFAGAAPHLRPAPPPQVFHAQPRLGEGAMAPQQHQPPPPRPKVRARRGQATDPHSIAERLRRERIAERMRALQELVPNTNKTDRAVMLDEILDYVKFLRLQVKVLSMSRLGGAGAVAQLIADIPLSVKGEASDSGGKQQIWEKWSTDGTEKQVAKLMEEDIGAAMQFLQSKALCMMPISLAMAIYDTQHLQDGHSMKPEPNTHS; this comes from the exons ATGGCGGGGCAGCAGCCGCCGCCTGGCCCCGAGGACGACTTCCTCGACCACTTCTTCAGCATCCCCTCCTTCCCCGCCGGCCAAGCCGCAGCTGCCGCGCCCGGGGACCACCACCCCTTCCCGCTCGCCCTCAGCCTCGACGCCGCCGCCGAGGCCTCCGCCGGCGCCAGGCGCCTCCACGATGGACCCGATGGCGCCCGGGCG gacCGGGACCCCGCCCAGCTCGCTGGCCTCTTCACTCCGGTGTTCGCCGGCGCGGCGCCGCACCTCCGCCCTGCGCCGCCTCCTCAG GTGTTCCACGCCCAGCCGAGGCTGGGTGAGGGAGCCATGGCGCCACAGCAGCACCAGCCGCCACCGCCCCGGCCTAAGGTGCGGGCACGTCGGGGGCAGGCCACCGATCCCCACAGTATCGCTGAGAGG CTAAGAAGAGAGAGAATAGCAGAAAGGATGAGGGCCTTGCAAGAATTGGTCCCCAACACAAACAAG ACTGACAGGGCAGTGATGCTAGATGAGATCCTTGATTATGTGAAGTTTCTTAGGCTTCAAGTAAAG GTTCTGAGTATGAGCAGACTCGGCGGTGCTGGTGCAGTTGCGCAGCTGATTGCTGATATCCCACTCTCAGTTAAG GGGGAGGCAAGTGACAGTGGGGGCAAACAACAGATTTGGGAGAAGTGGTCGACTGATGGCACGGAAAAGCAGGTAGCAAAGCTGATGGAAGAAGACATCGGGGCAGCGATGCAGTTCCTCCAATCCAAAGCGCTATGCATGATGCCAATCTCGCTTGCAATGGCGATCTACGACACGCAACATCTGCAGGACGGCCACTCAATGAAGCCTGAACCCAACACTCATTCTTAG
- the LOC127321888 gene encoding ribonucleoside-diphosphate reductase small chain-like, whose protein sequence is MPAAALTMVDAGEPLLAESSDRFSMFPIRYPQIWEFYKKAVASFWTAEEVDLSSDARHWDGTLSPDERHFISHVLAFFAASDGIVLENLASRFMSDVQVAEARAFYGFQIAIENIHSEMYSLLLETYIRDGAEKDRLFRAVDTVPAVRRKAVWAMRWIDGGERFAERLVAFACVEGIFFSGSFCAIFWLKKRGLMPGLTFSNELISRDEGLHCDFACLLYGLLNSKLDESRVREIVADAVDIEREFICDALPCALVGMNAGLMGQYIEFVADRLLMALGCAKMYNAANPFDWMELISLQGKTNFFEKRVGDYQKASVMSNLNGGAATNHVFSIDEDF, encoded by the coding sequence ATGCCGGCGGCCGCGCTGACGATGGTGGACGCCGGGGAGCCGCTGCTGGCGGAGTCCTCGGACCGCTTCTCCATGTTCCCGATCCGGTACCCGCAGATCTGGGAGTTCTACAAGAAGGCGGTGGCGTCCTTCTGGACGGCGGAGGAGGTGGACCTCTCCTCCGACGCGCGCCACTGGGACGGCACGCTCTCCCCCGACGAGCGCCACTTCATCTCCCACGTGCTCGCCTTCTTCGCCGCCTCCGACGGCATCGTCCTCGAGAACCTCGCCTCCAGGTTCATGTCCGACGTCCAGGTCGCCGAGGCCCGCGCCTTCTACGGCTTCCAGATCGCCATCGAGAACATCCACTCCGAGATGTACTCGCTGCTGCTCGAGACCTACATCCGCGACGGCGCCGAGAAGGACCGCCTCTTCCGCGCCGTCGACACCGTCCCCGCCGTGCGCCGCAAGGCCGTCTGGGCCATGCGCTGgatcgacggcggcgagcgctTCGCCGAGCGCCTCGTCGCCTTCGCATGCGTCGAGGGCATCTTCTTCTCGGGCTCCTTCTGCGCCATCTTCTGGCTCAAGAAGCGCGGCCTCATGCCGGGCCTCACCTTCTCCAACGAGCTCATCTCGCGCGACGAGGGCCTGCACTGCGACTTCGCCTGCCTCCTCTACGGCCTCCTCAACAGCAAGCTCGACGAGTCCCGAGTCCGCGAGATCGTCGCCGACGCCGTCGACATCGAGAGGGAGTTCATCTGCGACGCGCTCCCCTGCGCCCTCGTCGGCATGAACGCCGGCCTCATGGGCCAGTACATTGAGTTCGTGGCAGACCGCCTGCTCATGGCGCTCGGCTGCGCCAAGATGTACAACGCCGCCAACCCCTTCGACTGGATGGAGCTCATCTCCCTGCAGGGCAAGACCAACTTCTTTGAGAAGCGCGTCGGAGACTACCAGAAGGCCTCTGTCATGTCCAACCTCAACGGCGGTGCCGCAACAAATCATGTCTTCAGCATTGACGAGGACTTCTAA